ccgctggggagccgggggctagcgcgggggagccgggggctagcgccggttacctgctgcctggcggtgggtgactggtcggccgcgttcaatcccggggtccggtcggcggctgcggggcgtctggttgtcagggagacacagctggtagcgtctcgggagcgcgcacgtcgggctacagcaagcgacgggaaaagagccggcggccatcttggggaaactttttataagttgctgaaacgctggaactgtaagtacaaaccagctagaaaagtcatttacagggggggcttagtaatgtatgcttaattagggggactgggcaaaaaaaaaatttcactgcttcctcgagacaacccctttaagtaattttagtatgtttattagagatgagcaagcacccaaatgctcgggtccgcgttattcgagtcgagcttttcctaaaattcgagagctctactcgagtaacgaaccccattgactacactgggagactggagcatttttgtacgtGGGACGCCGGGGTCCTGagctttgtttttttccccttggttctctctctctccccaccagacaaaaaaattgccaatgacgcacgctgctTCACAGCGGGGAGAGACCAAGACAGGCACGCCAAAgcggggagaagccaaaaactgaggcggggtcgaacacgattgaTGTTCatttgagtaatgagcaccattgagtacgctaatactcgaacgagcgtcaagctcgccagagtacgttcgctcaactctaatctttAGTTTTAGGGAATTCTCATTTTCTAATTTTGGTTTGGAAAATTTAAAGGAAAAGTAGTGATTTTTgtcctttatatatataaatatgcaaAGTTGTGCAAAATGAGAATATACATATAGATGGCACCGGCGTAGGATTTACCACTAACCATTATCCCTCTTATGCGAGCAAGTTATCGGCATGACACAAGGATATCAGGCCACCAGCTAAGAGAGTGACAGGATGCCAGCAGAGGTGCCAGCAAAAGTACCAACTAGCAAGATGCCAGCCAGACAGATTTCAGCAAATTTCTTAATCGGAAATCTTTATTTACTATGGTGCCAGGATGTATTGTATTGTTCTTTGGCTAGTTTTTTCTTATGGTTTACTTGAGTTTTTCCTttcctgtaacaagggggcgctctaataactatgtataatatatcaggggtcagtacagagatctctcccatcatctattatacccagaactgtaacaagggggcgctctaattactatgtatagatatatcaggggtcagtacagagatctctcctatcatctattatacccaggactgtaacaaggaggcgctccaataactatgtacagatatatcaggggtccgtacagagatctctgccatcatctattatacccaggactgtaacaaggaggcgctccaataactatgtacagatatatcaggggtccgtacagagatctcttccatcatctattatacccaggactgtaataagggggcgctctaataactatgtataatatatcaggggtcagtacagagatctctcccatcatctattatacccaggagtgtaacaaagggacgctctaataactatatatagatatatcaggggtcagtacagagatccctcccatcatctattatacccaggactgtaacaagggggcgctctaataactatgtataatatatcaggggtcagtacagagatctctcccatcatgtatttatacccaggactgtaacaagggggcgctctaataactatgtataatatatcaggggtcagtacagagatctctcccatcatgtatttatacccagcattgactgtaaccagggggcgcCATTTACATCTAGAGGATAGAAGGTTTcttcaccgacatagaaggggcttCTTTCCTCTAAgcgcagtgagactgtggatcaATGACAGATTCGATAAGAGTTCAGGAGGGTACTGGAGGTCTTGAGTGATAAAATGTTATATGGAATAATCAACACCTTCagcagggtcggtgatccggggattattccgttTGCCAGACTGaaatcgggaaggattttttttcacctgaaatggggaaaattggcttctgcctcagtggcttttttctttttgcttcttcTGAATCAACATgggctgggggaggggaggggggtgtaataggctgaagtggatggacctatgcctttttcagcctagcatacccGGTTACTATGCAGTTAAGTCAATTATCACCAGAAACTAGATGGTGGGCAGAACCCAGAAGGTGGATCTGTTTATAGAGGGGCCTGACGCCTCAGGAGCGGTGTTACACACAATGGAAGCAGCCTGATTTTAAAGAATTGTTTCAACAGATATGAAAACCTTGGAACACATTGTCCAATGAAACTAGGTGAGCCGATTGACTGGTAGTCGCTTTCCCTCAGATCTCTGTCCCGCACCCACATCCCAGCAAGCAGAAGTGTGTTTCGAGTGCCATGGGGGGTATACATACGGTCTTTTACGTTACTAAGTTGTCAATAAAAGGACTAAAAAACGTAAAATATCTGAATAATTCAGCAATAACGATTCTTACGATCATTTGTGGGAACGATGTATATTCAAAACAGTCccagaaatatgcaaataagggagatggaacaatacctccacagcaccacctagtggaaggcagcattccttcaaatcaatgttgcAATCAATGCCGAGAGAGCaagaatggccttttaagtcttctCCCTCActggtctccctaaggagaaaagatagcgtttctgacctcatgggaggcctctcactagccaagccaaaaacctactgcacaccaaTGAGGGACAAACACCCGTCTGTGCGTGGAATCTGGCTTGGCATTCAATTcctagttattgttacaaggcttttataaagggtttaaccctttccaatccaatttttttgccaCGCTCATttttcccagctccaatttattttgtgcgggaaagaggttggtggattacttggaacagcaacatagaaaaccacacaaataaattacctaatgattttattagcacttttagataaattaaaaggttttttatttattttgacttATAATTTTTTAGCGCGTGATACTTTTTGAAACAAATTGCAGGATGAAGTCCAGGCTTCCTAGTACATGtttcacagtaaggccgcctgcagacggccgggtcggatccggctgcgagaattcgcTGCGAGAATAGATGacccgagcatctgcagagagcagcgtgggcactcacctctcccgcggccccggctctctcatgtgccagctgctgggcagccggcgcatgcacagagcggggccggcggccggcgagtgacgtttctatgcggggctctgcgagccccacacagaaatagatcatgccgcgatttgtttgccgcgcggccaaatcgcggccgtctgcctaggattgcgtttgttaacgcaatcctatggcagcttccaggggcggaaattccgcgggaaatcccgctgcggaattttcgctcgtgtgcaggtgcccTAAAAGGTGGTTTCTCTCCTTCCCACTTTTTCTCATTTCTTTTGCTCACTATTATGTGAATAAGCGAGCTGCAAACAGCACTGAAcagcgctggattcttcatttactgaaagccAGATGTTCCTTCTCCGCTGCCCTGTATTTTCCgacatacaggaggggagaaagaacatgagtgcagtcagtaaatgaagagcccagcgctgatagtgaatgcccgaatgtgcttccctccccctctctgctgccggagaaCACTCGACACACTTTTATGTGAAGAAgtgagctggaaacagcactggacagcgctccattttgcatttactgaatgcccccctgtttccagctcacttactgacataaaagtgtgtcgggtgttctccggcagcagagagggggagggaagcacattcgggcattcactatcagcgctgggctcttcatttactgactgcattcatgttctttctcccctcctgtattgtcggagaatacagggcagaggagaaggaacatctggctttcagtgaatgaagaatccagcgctgTTCAGTGCTGTTTGCAGCTCACTTATTCACATAAGTGTGTCGGGTGGCCTCTGTCAGCAGAGCGTGGGAGGAAACAGCATGTCGagtctgtcccgacatcggagctatagaggaaaatgatgatgtccgGGCAGccccgacagtggattggaaagggtttaacattgatttgaaggaatgctgctttccggtaggtggcgctgtggaggtattgttccatctcccttatttgcatattacccagagagcatgaatggccttttaaatcTCTTCACTCGCTGCTCTtcccaaggagaaaagatagctggGTTTGCTGCGCCATTTCTGGGACTGAAACACTGTGTATAATGAAAACAACTTTCCTGAAGATCCCATATTGACAGTCCATGAATTTAATACAAATGTTCCCTTGGGGTGTCTTtatgcacccctcccccaatgtcACTTCTGGTTTATGATGACAATACAGCTGGACTGCTATAACCAAGACTCTGCTTTACAATCACAATACTTTTCTTGCATGGATCCTGAACACAGCGGATCTCAAGGAAATAGATGTGGAGCATTCAGGAGATTCAGACTCATTGCACCCCAAAATAAGTACTTACTGGCTGGAATGTCTGTGAATGACCTTTATTATGGCTCTTATAAGATTTCTATAGTCCAAACAGGAATATGGTTTCTTGTGTGCGAATTCACTCATGAATTTTCCTGAATATTTACTcagaaaacattttccacatatcggaaaaaaaataaaactacttcTCTGATGGCCCCCAAGTCTCTAGTAATATAGCATTATCCTCATTGTGAATCTAAATACTGATTCACCATTGTGTGGCTTCGCTCATGTACAACAAGATGTGATCTGTGGgcataacatttcccacattctgaacatgaatacagtttctctgatgtaaaacaagaGTGGATTTatctttaaaacatttcccacacagtgaacatgaatacggtttctctcctgtgtgactcctctgatgtgaaacaagagtggatttatctgtaaaacattttccacattctgaacaagagtaTGGCTTCTCGCCCGTGTGGCTTCTCCCATGTTTAATAAGATTTGCTTTGTgggtaaaacttttcccacactctgaacatgaatacggcttctctcctgtgtgacttctctgatgttcaacaagatttgatttatctgTAAAACTTTTCTCACACAGTGAGCATGAATACGGCTTcagtcctgtgtgaattctctcgtgTGTTACCAGCGTTGATTTCTTTacgaaagatttcccacattctgaacatgaatagggCTTCTGCCCTGTGTGATTTCTCAGATGTATAACAAGAGTTGATTtactagtaaaacatttcccgcacAATGAGCATGGAtaaggcttctcccctgtgtgaattctcgcaTGTGCAACCAGCTCTGATTTCTGGATAAAACATTTTTGACATTCAGggcatgaatatggcttttcccctgtgtggattctctcatgtctaacaagatttgatttatctgtaaaaaatttcccacattctgaacatgaatatgaatatggcttctctcctgtgtgacttcttttatgtgtaacaagatttgatttatctgtaaaacatttcccacattctgaacatgaatacggtttctctcctgtgtgaattctctcatgtctaacaagGTGTGTATGAactgtaaagcatttcccacattctgagcaggagaacggcttctcccctgtgtgaagtcTCTCATGTacaacaagacttgatttcacagtaaaacatttcccacagattgaacatgaatacagcttctttcctgtgtgacttctctcatgtgtaAGAAGAtgtgatttttggttaaaacatttaccacatatTGAACATGGATATGGCTTCTCACccgtgtgacttctctcatgtgtaACTAGCCTTGATTTCTtaggaaaacatttcccacattcttcACAGGAATATGCCTTATTTCTCTCATGTCCAACAAGACTTAAATCTTCTGCAAAGTATTGCCCACATTCTAAACTTGAAtgcggtttctctcctgtgtggattCTCTCATGTGTAACCAGATCTGATTTCTGGGTAaaccacttcccacattctggacagaaGTACGGCTTCTCTCTTACATGAATTATTTCGTCTCTTACAAGATCTGAGCTATTGGTGAACGGATTATCACACTGAAACCTTTCGCCCCCTTCCAGACCTGTACTTGGGGTAACAATCGGTGGTCGGTGAGGAGAAGGTTCCATCTGATTATTGGGATTACAGGACAGATCAGTACTGTGAAGTCCTGGATGTACTTCAAGGGTCATGAGGTTTTCTCCTGAGGAGAGCGGTGGGATATCTTCATCCTCTGCTTTATAATTTACCGATGACACAAAGTTTCCCTCCAAGTGATTTTCTGTGAAGATTAAAAACggattctgtgattttttttcttgaaccACAAAATAGACAACTTCAGAGCATTCTCAGACTGCAAACACACCGACCGTGTATGATGCAAATTACAGGCGATAGGCAGAAGCAGATCCAGCAGCAAGGAGCAGTGTCAGTCCTTGCTTTAGATTCTTTTTGAATGCATCCCTGGTTTTAGCAATAAGATCTGCCTATAAATTGCCTGTGATTGCAGCCTCGTTATAAGGGATCCCAACCAATCCTTTCCACTAAGAATTCCGGCTGTTCTAGGGGGACAGAAGGTCCTATCCGGTAGGACCATGATCACGGAGTGCTGTCTGTGGCTGGTGGGCTCAGTCTGCCGAGTGACATGACAGGTAGACCGTAGGATGAATGGGgagcagggggtgggggctgctgaTTTGTGGTTTTACTGCATGGGGGGCGGCGACAAGGGTTTCCTTAACtcatacaatccctttaacttaaAGTCAGCTCATAAGTCCTTAGATCCACTCCTAGCTGACCTGAGGGAGTGATGGCCCCTACGCCGTGTAACCTGGCTGGGGCCCGCGGGGCGGAGTTGCCGCAGAGTTTCTCAGCAGACTTCCTGCATGTAAATTCCACTTGTATTCTTAAACCCGACACAAAGCAGCAAAGCGGATGAGATTCGCAAAAATCTCGTTCCCCAGCTGTGGACAGTCCCATGTGGACAGGCCTGTGCAAAGGGACATGCGGCACGGAACTCAAATGTGCAACATGTCAACTGCATCGCCGTCTCCACCGCGGCGCTCTgccctctatggggagagattaccgcagcggaatacaggcagaGAAAACACTTCCAACCTGCACCAAATGGCGCGGCGATAAGCAGCCTTTCCACTGTGGAAACCTTGAACCTTTctgtgcggtcccgctgcggGCATTCTGCGAGACGTCCCACGGGGCCCGGCCTTAGGGGGACTGATTGCTGGATATTGCAGCCTGGGGCCTCATTTACATCAATGTTGGTGCTGAATTCCTATAGGATAGCGAATACAATAGCGCAGTATGTGGGAGAAGGTCTGTGCTGGGGGCCGGCGTGTGCCGATTAGGGGGAGGACGGAGTTATATACCCAACGGAGACCCTGGACTTGTGGCACTGGAGAATGCATGGAGCCAGTGATCGCCATTCATAGGTCGGGAGGAGTGCTGGGCAGATGGAGAAAGGCGGCCAGTTCAGTTCTCTTCATGTCAAGTTTTAGAAAGTAGAAGGAGGAGAATGAGAAGGATATGGCCGACGGACGGAAGATTTGACTGCCACCGATAGTCATGGACTCTAGAAGCTGTCCTAGGCTAGagtaagggcaggctcacacgagcacCGGGTATTTCCTGGGCATGACAGGGTATCCCGCGCCCGCCGTCTGTATCCCGCGCCCGCCGTCTGTATCCCGCGCCCGCCGTCACTATCCCGCGCCCGCCGTCACTATCCCGCGCCCGCCGTCACTATCCCGCGCCCGCCGTCACTATCCCGCGCCCGCCGTCTGTATCCCGCGCCCGCCGTCTGTATCCCGCGCCCGCCGTCATGCGCAGGCTTGCTGGTTCCATTTGTTCTTTTATTCCCCGCTGTCCCCCAGTGCCGTTATGTATAGACGCCGCACACAATCTACTTGGGTGTGTACAGTGTTTTGCACAACCCCCCAGAGCACAGAGCTCTACTGCACACAACACACAGTAACAGAACACGCCACCATCTTTTTTATGTGCTAGTGTGACTAACAGCAAAACCCAATGTACTTGAATTGCCGCAACGTACCGCACAATACGCGACTCCAATACGCTCATGTAAGCCCGGCCTTATGGCTGGAAGATAGTAGGGGGCACACGGACCAAGCCGGTACTGAGCAGCACTTACAGATCGACCTATCTATCTCTACAGAAGTAGGACATCCCCTCTCGGTCAGGTGAGCTGTAGGCCAATGCTGCCACAAGCGGGCCTCCGTCCCAGTATGCCGCGGGCCGGACACCAGAAGCACTATGCCCATTAGATAAGACTTTCGGTTTACAATGTAAGTAGCGGCATCCAGTGTCTTTCCTAATACTTTATTCGTATATTCCCCGGAGTGCTGTGTGTCTTCAGAGGAAAGGCGAGatagaggaagaaaaggagagcTCTCTTCTCACCCGGTGATGTCAgcggctggtggtcctccatcatgacgtccttgtacagatcccagtgtcctcctatatactcccactcctccatggagaaatagacggtgacatcctgacaccttataggaacctgacaacacaacatacagtcatcacccagacccccctgttactgtataatgtcccccacattccccgcagcgtcacctctccggtcagcagctccgtcatcttcTTGGTGAGCTCTAGGATCTTCTCCTTATTGGTCAGGAGGTGCGGGGGAGGCTCTGTGATGGGGCCCGGGGTccggctccatcctcctgactcctggagacGGATGATGGGAGTCACAGAGTCCCCGGATGTCTTCACTGCGGTGTAATCCTGTGGATGATGAGACACTCGGGATTATTAGACCATTTTTGCCCCTTTTTTGGTGTATAAATGTAGAAAGTTTTGTTACACATTAAATTTAAACTAAAATTTGCCACTTTTACCATCTTTCACACTTGAGAAAAGTTACAAGAAAAGGGGTGGGGCTTAGTGGACCGACAAATTTTGTATAGTTTAGAAACAGCGCCATATTTGTCCATAGGTGgtctctggtattgcagatcTGCTCGAGTCACCTAAAAGGGGATGAGATGCCACACCAGATCCTCAGGAGAGGCCaccaatatcagatcggtgggtcTGCACCCAGCGTACCGGCcatcagctgattaaagaggcTGCGGAACCCGAGAGTACGCCGTGGCATCATCACCGTAGACCCGATGCAGCAGCGGTACACAGTCCCATACACCTGAGAGGAAGCGGGCTGCAGGTAGGTCACGTGACGAAGGAAtccaacatcactgaccagtagAATCCGCGGCCCCGACAGGAGCGTCCGGGCGTCTCCAAACAGCCGGCAGAAGAAACACTAGAAACCTAGAgccgctcacctctccggtcagcaggtagatgatctccaaggCGGTGTTCAGTAGGATCTCCGTAATCTCATTCCGCTCCTTGTCCATCCCCGGGGGTAATTCAGGAGGAGAAAACTGGATGATGTGG
This region of Eleutherodactylus coqui strain aEleCoq1 chromosome 5, aEleCoq1.hap1, whole genome shotgun sequence genomic DNA includes:
- the LOC136627279 gene encoding zinc finger protein 271-like, with product MDKERNEITEILLNTALEIIYLLTGEDYTAVKTSGDSVTPIIRLQESGGWSRTPGPITEPPPHLLTNKEKILELTKKMTELLTGEVPIRCQDVTVYFSMEEWEYIGGHWDLYKDVMMEDHQPLTSPENHLEGNFVSSVNYKAEDEDIPPLSSGENLMTLEVHPGLHSTDLSCNPNNQMEPSPHRPPIVTPSTGLEGGERFQCDNPFTNSSDLVRDEIIHVREKPYFCPECGKWFTQKSDLVTHERIHTGEKPHSSLECGQYFAEDLSLVGHERNKAYSCEECGKCFPKKSRLVTHERSHTGEKPYPCSICGKCFNQKSHLLTHERSHTGKKLYSCSICGKCFTVKSSLVVHERLHTGEKPFSCSECGKCFTVHTHLVRHERIHTGEKPYSCSECGKCFTDKSNLVTHKRSHTGEKPYSYSCSECGKFFTDKSNLVRHERIHTGEKPYSCPECQKCFIQKSELVAHARIHTGEKPYPCSLCGKCFTSKSTLVIHLRNHTGQKPYSCSECGKSFVKKSTLVTHERIHTGLKPYSCSLCEKSFTDKSNLVEHQRSHTGEKPYSCSECGKSFTHKANLIKHGRSHTGEKPYSCSECGKCFTDKSTLVSHQRSHTGEKPYSCSLCGKCFKDKSTLVLHQRNCIHVQNVGNVMPTDHILLYMSEATQW